A single window of Syntrophus aciditrophicus SB DNA harbors:
- a CDS encoding metal ABC transporter permease → MEMFEFLKYGFVQRALIAGLFIALLCSTQGVFLVLRRLSLIGDGLAHATFGTVALALLFKSSPLVVSLPLVMICSIGIMKITQKMRLYGDAAIGVISSLGIAGGVMISSLAGGFNVDLFSFLFGSILSISRLEVFIAIILSAAVILFLSFFYNEWLLITFDGESAKAAGINVKALDNVFAILTAITVVLSMKVVGIMLISSLLILPAVTALQLARSFRTTMLIAAVSALTSVLTGIIFSFYLDVPTGAAIVILNLVFFISAYFYKRISIIKNQY, encoded by the coding sequence ATGGAAATGTTCGAGTTTCTGAAATACGGTTTTGTTCAGCGGGCGCTGATTGCCGGTCTTTTTATCGCCCTTCTCTGCTCCACCCAGGGAGTCTTTCTCGTCCTGCGCCGCCTATCTCTGATAGGCGACGGACTTGCTCATGCGACGTTCGGCACGGTGGCCCTTGCCCTTCTCTTCAAATCTTCCCCTCTGGTTGTGTCCCTTCCCCTGGTGATGATCTGCTCTATCGGCATCATGAAAATTACGCAGAAAATGCGACTTTACGGCGATGCAGCCATCGGAGTCATCTCCTCACTGGGGATTGCGGGTGGAGTCATGATTTCCAGCCTTGCCGGAGGATTCAACGTCGATCTCTTCAGTTTTCTTTTCGGCAGCATCCTGTCGATCAGCCGACTCGAGGTGTTCATCGCCATCATCCTGTCCGCAGCTGTCATTCTTTTTTTATCCTTTTTCTATAATGAATGGCTTTTGATCACTTTCGACGGAGAATCAGCTAAGGCAGCCGGGATCAATGTCAAGGCTCTTGATAACGTTTTTGCCATCTTGACCGCCATAACGGTTGTCCTTTCCATGAAAGTGGTCGGCATTATGCTGATCTCCTCGCTTCTAATTCTACCAGCAGTCACAGCGCTCCAGCTCGCCAGAAGTTTCAGGACCACAATGCTGATTGCCGCAGTCAGCGCGCTGACATCCGTGTTGACTGGCATAATCTTTTCTTTTTATCTCGATGTCCCTACGGGGGCTGCTATTGTGATCCTGAATCTCGTATTTTTTATATCAGCTTATTTTTACAAAAGAATTTCAATCATTAAGAATCAGTACTGA
- a CDS encoding metal ABC transporter ATP-binding protein produces the protein MPIDVLSVERLNFYYNSTEVLSGISLVIHQGDYIGLVGPNGSGKTTLIKVLLGLLPFNHGRISLFGQDIVSFKEWNRIGYLPQKAASINPRFPATVMEIAAMGLLASKTFPRYIRHRDREIIEDTLKSLGILDLRNRLIGELSGGQQQRVLLAKAIVGNPDFLILDEPTSALDPHTRERFFDLLREMNEQRRITIILVTHDIANIGRYSSKLLYLDKTIIFYGSFLDFCESSDVTRLFGSFAQHIICHRHDHNNRKTG, from the coding sequence ATGCCCATAGATGTGCTTTCTGTTGAACGCCTGAATTTTTATTATAATTCGACAGAAGTCCTGAGCGGCATCTCACTGGTTATTCATCAGGGAGATTACATCGGTCTGGTAGGCCCCAACGGTTCGGGAAAAACGACCCTGATCAAAGTGCTTCTGGGACTTCTGCCTTTCAATCACGGCCGGATAAGTCTCTTCGGTCAGGACATCGTCTCTTTCAAGGAATGGAACAGGATCGGATATTTACCGCAGAAGGCTGCTTCCATTAATCCGCGGTTTCCGGCCACTGTGATGGAAATCGCAGCCATGGGATTGCTGGCCAGCAAGACCTTCCCCCGGTACATTCGACACAGGGATCGGGAAATCATCGAAGATACTTTGAAATCACTGGGGATTTTAGATCTCAGGAACCGGCTGATCGGGGAACTTTCTGGCGGCCAGCAGCAACGGGTATTGCTGGCAAAGGCCATTGTTGGCAATCCTGATTTTCTGATTCTCGATGAACCGACCAGCGCCCTGGATCCCCATACGAGAGAGCGCTTCTTTGACCTGCTCCGGGAAATGAACGAACAGAGACGAATCACGATTATCCTCGTTACCCATGATATTGCCAACATCGGTCGATATTCCTCGAAGCTCCTGTACCTGGACAAAACTATTATTTTTTACGGAAGTTTTTTAGATTTCTGTGAGTCTTCGGATGTCACCCGCCTGTTTGGAAGTTTTGCCCAGCACATCATCTGCCATCGTCACGATCACAACAACCGGAAAACAGGCTGA
- a CDS encoding metal ABC transporter solute-binding protein, Zn/Mn family, with amino-acid sequence MKPLKQSIPIVLIVMMCAVLQACGKQEQPPSPDGKMKIVTSLFPLYDFTRQIGQQKVEVALLLPPGVEAHSFEPTPADMKRIQHADVFIFTGRFMEPWVDDLLKGIDNRKLMVINAGKGVLTLKAADEHPEEGPSHFKRTEGNDPHTWLDFTNAMKMVDSITEGLSSKDPDNSMFYRKNAEKYKKKLAELDSTYKTTLSRCKHQTLVHAGHFTFNYLAARYGLQYMSAYRGFTPDAEPTPKRLMEMTDYLKKNHISAIFHEELIDPKVARAIANETGASMLMLHGAHNVSRDELARGVTFLDLMEKNLNNLKVGLLCP; translated from the coding sequence ATGAAACCATTAAAACAAAGCATCCCGATTGTGCTCATCGTCATGATGTGTGCTGTTCTGCAGGCTTGCGGAAAACAGGAGCAACCACCCTCACCCGATGGAAAAATGAAAATCGTCACCTCGCTCTTTCCTTTGTATGATTTCACCCGCCAGATCGGGCAACAGAAAGTCGAAGTGGCACTTCTGCTGCCTCCCGGTGTAGAAGCGCATTCCTTCGAACCCACTCCAGCCGACATGAAGCGCATTCAGCATGCCGATGTTTTTATCTTTACAGGGCGTTTCATGGAGCCTTGGGTAGATGACCTGCTCAAAGGCATTGACAACAGAAAGCTCATGGTCATCAACGCCGGCAAGGGTGTCCTGACTCTGAAAGCCGCTGATGAGCATCCGGAGGAAGGCCCCTCCCACTTTAAGCGAACGGAAGGGAACGATCCTCATACCTGGCTCGATTTCACCAATGCCATGAAAATGGTGGATTCCATCACAGAAGGATTGAGCTCAAAAGATCCAGATAATTCGATGTTTTACAGAAAAAACGCTGAAAAATACAAAAAGAAGCTGGCCGAACTGGATTCTACTTATAAAACGACTTTATCCCGATGCAAACATCAGACTCTGGTTCATGCCGGTCATTTCACTTTCAACTACCTCGCTGCGCGATATGGTTTGCAATACATGTCCGCCTACCGCGGATTCACGCCAGACGCGGAACCGACACCGAAGAGGCTGATGGAAATGACGGATTATCTCAAAAAAAACCACATATCGGCCATCTTTCACGAAGAGCTGATCGACCCCAAAGTCGCCAGGGCGATAGCCAATGAGACGGGGGCAAGCATGCTGATGCTCCACGGGGCTCACAACGTTTCCAGGGACGAACTCGCCCGGGGCGTTACCTTCCTTGATCTGATGGAGAAAAATCTCAATAATCTGAAAGTGGGACTGCTATGCCCATAG
- a CDS encoding Fur family transcriptional regulator: protein MGDSTQHCDALQTLSRAGLHKTAQRLSVLDLLIHHHSPVNAGEICALLNDTCKINRVTVYRILKTFKMHGIVREIETQHGVNYYEINCMHNPEHAHFNCRRCGILICLAPQTLSLFREGLPGYEHLIIDQITVNISGLCDDCRRHVNDPVS, encoded by the coding sequence ATGGGAGATTCAACACAACATTGCGATGCCCTGCAAACCCTGTCCAGGGCTGGTTTGCATAAAACAGCGCAGCGACTTTCCGTTCTGGATTTGCTGATTCATCATCATTCCCCTGTGAACGCGGGAGAGATCTGTGCTTTGCTTAACGATACCTGCAAAATCAACAGAGTAACGGTTTACCGGATATTAAAGACATTCAAAATGCACGGCATCGTCAGAGAAATTGAGACTCAGCACGGAGTCAATTATTATGAAATCAATTGTATGCACAATCCAGAGCACGCTCATTTCAACTGCCGACGATGCGGCATTCTGATCTGTCTGGCCCCTCAGACCCTTTCTTTGTTTCGGGAAGGCCTGCCCGGCTATGAACATTTAATCATCGATCAAATAACAGTCAATATCAGCGGACTCTGCGATGACTGTCGGCGTCATGTGAATGATCCCGTATCTTGA
- the xerD gene encoding site-specific tyrosine recombinase XerD, with product MNFQLIDEYLNYLTVEKGASHNTLEAYGRDLSRYSGLIQERGIKEIHEISPDDVIYYMAELKRKGLSANSINRSLAALRGFYKFLLREKKIEQNPVAEIELAKVWMRLPDTLSHEEMDQLLSQPGVRTDSAIRDTAMLELMYATGLRVSELISLTTGSINWQVGYLVVQGKGNKERIVPIGQVAYEHVRRYFDEVRPKCIRGAQTNVLFLNKSGQGMTRQGFWKLVRKYAVKAGLQKKVHPHTFRHSFASHLLEGGADLRSVQMMLGHADISTTQIYTHVTREHLKDIHKKYHPRG from the coding sequence ATGAATTTTCAGTTGATCGATGAGTATCTGAATTATCTCACTGTCGAAAAAGGGGCGTCTCATAATACGCTCGAAGCATACGGTCGAGACTTGAGTCGCTATTCGGGCCTGATCCAGGAAAGAGGAATCAAAGAAATTCACGAGATCAGTCCCGATGATGTCATCTATTACATGGCAGAGTTAAAGCGCAAGGGGTTGTCGGCCAATTCCATCAACAGAAGTCTTGCGGCGCTTCGCGGATTTTACAAATTTCTGTTAAGAGAGAAGAAAATTGAGCAGAATCCTGTCGCGGAGATTGAATTGGCCAAGGTCTGGATGCGTCTTCCAGACACCTTGAGTCACGAAGAAATGGACCAACTGCTTTCTCAGCCCGGCGTGAGGACGGACAGCGCCATTCGGGATACGGCGATGCTTGAGTTGATGTATGCCACGGGACTCCGGGTTTCGGAGCTGATCTCACTGACCACCGGCAGCATCAACTGGCAGGTCGGTTATCTCGTTGTCCAGGGAAAGGGAAACAAAGAACGGATCGTCCCCATCGGGCAGGTTGCCTATGAACACGTCAGGCGTTATTTTGACGAGGTCAGGCCGAAGTGTATCAGAGGGGCGCAGACGAATGTTCTTTTCCTGAACAAATCGGGCCAGGGGATGACCCGTCAAGGCTTCTGGAAACTGGTGCGCAAGTATGCCGTCAAGGCAGGTCTTCAAAAGAAGGTGCACCCCCATACCTTCCGGCATTCCTTCGCTTCCCATCTCCTGGAAGGAGGGGCGGATCTTCGTTCTGTTCAGATGATGCTGGGTCACGCGGATATTTCCACAACTCAGATCTATACCCATGTGACGCGGGAGCATCTCAAAGACATTCACAAGAAATATCATCCGCGGGGTTAG
- a CDS encoding tetratricopeptide repeat protein, which produces MDYEPFPGMSKPTSLKLPLKKVLKWTAMVMGTVMAIAAALAAILYLSGGRQRVTGAVSFYVLGHKPALHYLDIEKNGKDYRLNQGDILELAVRDEFVIKQVRTDVLSDRNISVDVEFIGNENDFRKLLKGTELVQMVVAAGSSSDASGRPPLSPRVLVKYGSQIVGTISIKTKVTPQDWLQQSGASENLSSRIEQLQKALALNPSDDNVRRVLAGLYQQAGLADKAVEHYQILLSSNPDDVFILTELVKAYMGRRKYNEVIDNCRRIVALEPKNAAAFAHLGYAYGELGDWNRAIESYETSLGIDEGNPPVRLRLREAYEKAKQHGAAKIDQSVLKPRTPDSGGLAGLAGLADLDFKERRYGAAVKKYEQLARSSPPRPSIYANLGYAYTELKNYAESAKNYEKALKAGAKDPQIYYNLGFAYEKLGREKDAIGAYEKYEKDKPSLQVTQTLAELYLSEKRYDQAIQAYRKLIRNNPKKAAWYASLGYVYGRKNDINNEIENYRTALRYDPEDDETCYRLAEAYERKGMYEEAISAYSSAYDLNPDLSQAARKIPRLKIKILEKKHQES; this is translated from the coding sequence ATGGATTATGAACCCTTTCCCGGAATGTCGAAACCGACATCTTTAAAACTTCCTTTGAAAAAGGTGCTGAAATGGACTGCCATGGTGATGGGGACGGTCATGGCGATCGCGGCGGCGCTGGCCGCTATTCTTTATCTTTCCGGAGGCCGGCAACGCGTCACAGGGGCTGTTTCTTTTTATGTGCTGGGCCATAAACCGGCGCTGCATTACCTGGACATAGAAAAGAACGGAAAAGATTACCGGTTGAACCAGGGTGATATCCTGGAACTGGCCGTCCGGGATGAATTCGTCATCAAGCAGGTCCGCACGGATGTCCTTTCAGACCGCAACATTTCCGTTGATGTAGAGTTTATCGGAAACGAAAATGATTTTCGAAAACTGCTGAAGGGAACTGAACTGGTTCAAATGGTTGTCGCAGCGGGTTCCTCCTCCGATGCTTCCGGCAGGCCTCCTTTATCTCCACGGGTTCTCGTCAAATATGGTTCGCAGATTGTCGGAACAATCTCTATAAAAACGAAAGTTACCCCTCAAGACTGGCTGCAGCAATCCGGTGCATCTGAAAATCTGTCGTCCAGAATCGAACAGCTGCAGAAAGCCCTGGCTTTAAATCCTTCCGATGACAATGTCAGGCGAGTCCTCGCCGGTCTTTACCAACAGGCCGGCCTCGCGGACAAGGCGGTGGAGCATTATCAGATTCTCTTATCATCGAATCCGGATGATGTTTTTATCTTGACAGAACTGGTCAAGGCTTATATGGGCCGTAGAAAATATAATGAAGTGATTGATAACTGCCGGCGAATCGTTGCCTTGGAACCGAAGAATGCGGCAGCCTTTGCTCATCTGGGATATGCCTATGGAGAACTGGGCGACTGGAATAGGGCCATAGAAAGTTATGAGACCTCCCTCGGAATCGATGAGGGCAATCCCCCTGTGCGTTTACGATTGAGAGAAGCGTACGAAAAAGCTAAGCAGCACGGTGCTGCCAAAATCGATCAGTCCGTGCTCAAGCCTCGTACGCCCGATTCTGGAGGCCTGGCAGGCCTGGCAGGACTGGCAGATCTGGACTTCAAGGAAAGGCGTTACGGTGCTGCGGTAAAAAAATATGAGCAACTGGCCCGTTCCTCCCCACCCCGGCCTTCGATTTATGCCAATCTGGGTTATGCCTATACCGAACTGAAAAATTATGCCGAGTCGGCGAAGAACTATGAGAAAGCTCTGAAAGCCGGCGCGAAGGATCCTCAGATCTATTACAACCTCGGGTTTGCCTATGAAAAGCTGGGCAGAGAAAAGGATGCCATCGGCGCCTATGAGAAATATGAAAAGGATAAACCCTCCCTTCAGGTGACTCAAACCCTGGCGGAGCTTTACCTCAGCGAAAAAAGATACGACCAGGCCATTCAGGCCTACCGGAAACTTATCAGGAACAATCCTAAAAAAGCCGCCTGGTATGCAAGTCTGGGTTACGTTTATGGCCGCAAGAATGACATCAATAACGAAATAGAGAATTACAGGACTGCCCTGCGTTATGATCCTGAAGATGATGAGACCTGTTATCGCCTTGCTGAGGCCTATGAACGGAAAGGGATGTATGAAGAGGCCATTTCGGCGTACAGCA